Proteins encoded together in one Anopheles darlingi chromosome 3, idAnoDarlMG_H_01, whole genome shotgun sequence window:
- the LOC125956856 gene encoding septin-7 isoform X1, which produces MSASTPTQQSTAGGPPVPPVKPVLSSPGSYMANFQSSVGAGGGAVVGTTPPITAGIHGTNKTHEKPTIAARPIPPPKLPNYSSSFNKIDRDRNEFTKMDKAEREKLASKREMFFKSESNSPSGPPPNPPVGMNNLNLANNNVILNNNAASHLNSANAATTANEKHSGAGGVVVSGINNSAQPTTNTTSSSSSSSIGAIGSNHSTTNNNHSSLNGAGAATGPTGVANGNAIAGSGGVNGLATGMNSISLKEKRDALLNHHPESGGGTNGHHHHHSESSGKLANERHEREKSIVKSKPKELDGYVGFANLPNQVYRKAVKKGFELTLMVVGESGLGKSTLINSMFLSDIYHTEQHPGPSKRIKKTVAVESTKVLLKENGVNLTLTVVDTPGFGDAVDNSNCWLPIVDFVESKYEEYLTAESRVHRIAIPDTRVHVCLYFIAPSGHGLKPLDIEFMQRLCDKVNIIPVIAKADTLTPEEITLFKKQILNEIAQNKIKIYDFPDPLDEEEDAKVLRQLRSRVPFAVVGANAIIEIDGRKVRGRRYPWGVAEVENLDHCDFIALRNMVIRTNLQDLKDVTNNVHYENYRCRKLAGLGSDGKAKLSNKNPLAQMEEEKREHESKMKKMEAEMEQVFEMKVKEKKQKLKDSEAELTRRHEERKKALELQIRELEDRRKAFEAEKAEWEQQNGVTLDELRRKSLEANSKETVDGKDKGKKKKGLF; this is translated from the exons ATGAGTGCATCAACGCCAACGCAACAATCGACAGCTGGTGGACcgccggtaccaccggtgAAACCGGTCCTCTCGTCTCCCGGTTCGTACATGGCCAACTTTCAGTCTTCGGTGGGCGCTGGAGGAGGAGCGGTTGTTGGGACTACGCCACCGATTACGGCCGGCATTCATGGTACCAACAAGACACACGAAAAACCGACAATAGCCGCTCGTCCGATACCGCCTCCGAAGCTGCCAAACTATTCGTCATCTTTCAACAAgattgatcgcgatcgcaacgaGTTCACCAAGATGGACAAAGCCGAAAGGGAAAAG TTGGCGAGCAAGCGCGAAATGTTTTTCAAATCGGAAAGCAACAGCCCGTCAGGACCACCGCCGAATCCACCGGTAGGAATGAACAATCTCAACCTGGCTAACAACAATGTGATC CTTAACAACAATGCCGCATCGCATCTAAACAGCGCGAATGCTGCGACGACGGCCAACGAAAAGCATAGTGGCgccggtggcgtcgtcgtgaGTGGTATTAACAACAGCGCTCAGCCTACTACTAACACTaccagctcatcatcatcgtcgtcgattggCGCAATCGGTTCTAATCACAGCACAACTAACAACAATCACAGCAGCTTAAACGGTGCCGGAGCAGCGACCGGCCCAACCGGGGTCGCGAACGGAAACGCCATAGCCGGCAGTGGCGGTGTGAACGGATTGGCTACCGGGATGAACAGTATTTCGCTAAAGGAGAAGCGGGACGCGCTGTTGAACCACCATCCGGAGAGTGGTGGCGGTACCaatgggcatcatcatcatcactcggAGTCGAGTGGCAAGCTGGCCAACGAGCGGCACGAGCGAGAGAAATCGATCGTTAAGTCGAAACCGAAGGAACTGGATGGGTACGTTGGGTTTGCAAACCTACCGAACCAGGTCTACCGGAAGGCGGTGAAGAAGGGCTTCGAGCTGACactgatggtggtcggtgAGTCGGGATTGGGCAAATCAACGCTCATCAACTCGATGTTCCTGTCCGATATCTACCACACCGAGCAACACCCGGGCCCGTCGAAGCGTATCAAGAAGACGGTTGCCGTCGAGAGCACCAAGGTGCTGCTGAAGGAGAATGGTGTCAATCTGACGCTGACCGTCGTCGATACACCCGGGTTCGGGGATGCCGTTGACAACAGTAATTG CTGGTTACCGATCGTTGACTTTGTAGAATCGAAGTATGAAGAGTATTTGACGGCGGAATCGCGCGTGCACCGAATTGCGATTCCCGACACTCGTGTACACGTTTGTCTGTACTTTATTGCCCCATCCGGGCATGGTCTGAAACCACTTGATATCGAGTTTATGCAAAGACTGTGTGACAAAGTGAACATCATACCAGTCATTGCAAAGGCAGACACACTGACTCCAGAGGAGATCACGTTGTTCAAGAAACAG ATTTTGAATGaaatcgcacaaaacaaaatcaagatTTACGATTTTCCGGATCCActcgatgaggaggaagatgcTAAGGTTCTGCGTCAGCTGCGCAGTCGCGTACCTTTTGCCGTTGTCGGGGCCAATGCGATCATTGAGATCGACGGACGCAAAGTACGCGGTCGGCGCTATCCCTGGGGTGTGGCGGAAG TGGAAAATTTGGACCATTGCGATTTCATCGCTTTACGCAACATGGTTATCCGGACGAACTTACAGGACCTGAAGGATGTTACAAACAATGTTCACTACGAGAACTATCGCTGCCGAAAGCTGGCCGGGCTGGGTAGTGATGGCAAGGCCAAACTAAGCAATAA GAATCCACTGGCTCaaatggaagaggaaaagcgGGAGCACGAATCCaagatgaagaaaatggaGGCCGAAATGGAGCAAGTTTTCGAGATGAAggtaaaggaaaagaaacagaaactgAAGGATTCGGAAGCTGAACTTACCAGACGCCACGAAGAACGAAAGAAG GCCCTCGAGCTACAAATTCGCGAACTGGAAGATCGCCGGAAGGCATTCGAGGCGGAGAAAGCCGAATGGGAACAACAGAATGGCGTCACTCTTGATGAGCTGCGTCGCAAGAGTCTGGAGGCAAACAGCAAAGA AACTGTGGACGGCAAAGATAAaggtaagaaaaagaaaggccTTTTCTAG
- the LOC125956856 gene encoding septin-7 isoform X3, with amino-acid sequence MSASTPTQQSTAGGPPVPPVKPVLSSPGSYMANFQSSVGAGGGAVVGTTPPITAGIHGTNKTHEKPTIAARPIPPPKLPNYSSSFNKIDRDRNEFTKMDKAEREKLNNNAASHLNSANAATTANEKHSGAGGVVVSGINNSAQPTTNTTSSSSSSSIGAIGSNHSTTNNNHSSLNGAGAATGPTGVANGNAIAGSGGVNGLATGMNSISLKEKRDALLNHHPESGGGTNGHHHHHSESSGKLANERHEREKSIVKSKPKELDGYVGFANLPNQVYRKAVKKGFELTLMVVGESGLGKSTLINSMFLSDIYHTEQHPGPSKRIKKTVAVESTKVLLKENGVNLTLTVVDTPGFGDAVDNSNCWLPIVDFVESKYEEYLTAESRVHRIAIPDTRVHVCLYFIAPSGHGLKPLDIEFMQRLCDKVNIIPVIAKADTLTPEEITLFKKQILNEIAQNKIKIYDFPDPLDEEEDAKVLRQLRSRVPFAVVGANAIIEIDGRKVRGRRYPWGVAEVENLDHCDFIALRNMVIRTNLQDLKDVTNNVHYENYRCRKLAGLGSDGKAKLSNKNPLAQMEEEKREHESKMKKMEAEMEQVFEMKVKEKKQKLKDSEAELTRRHEERKKALELQIRELEDRRKAFEAEKAEWEQQNGVTLDELRRKSLEANSKETVDGKDKGKKKKGLF; translated from the exons ATGAGTGCATCAACGCCAACGCAACAATCGACAGCTGGTGGACcgccggtaccaccggtgAAACCGGTCCTCTCGTCTCCCGGTTCGTACATGGCCAACTTTCAGTCTTCGGTGGGCGCTGGAGGAGGAGCGGTTGTTGGGACTACGCCACCGATTACGGCCGGCATTCATGGTACCAACAAGACACACGAAAAACCGACAATAGCCGCTCGTCCGATACCGCCTCCGAAGCTGCCAAACTATTCGTCATCTTTCAACAAgattgatcgcgatcgcaacgaGTTCACCAAGATGGACAAAGCCGAAAGGGAAAAG CTTAACAACAATGCCGCATCGCATCTAAACAGCGCGAATGCTGCGACGACGGCCAACGAAAAGCATAGTGGCgccggtggcgtcgtcgtgaGTGGTATTAACAACAGCGCTCAGCCTACTACTAACACTaccagctcatcatcatcgtcgtcgattggCGCAATCGGTTCTAATCACAGCACAACTAACAACAATCACAGCAGCTTAAACGGTGCCGGAGCAGCGACCGGCCCAACCGGGGTCGCGAACGGAAACGCCATAGCCGGCAGTGGCGGTGTGAACGGATTGGCTACCGGGATGAACAGTATTTCGCTAAAGGAGAAGCGGGACGCGCTGTTGAACCACCATCCGGAGAGTGGTGGCGGTACCaatgggcatcatcatcatcactcggAGTCGAGTGGCAAGCTGGCCAACGAGCGGCACGAGCGAGAGAAATCGATCGTTAAGTCGAAACCGAAGGAACTGGATGGGTACGTTGGGTTTGCAAACCTACCGAACCAGGTCTACCGGAAGGCGGTGAAGAAGGGCTTCGAGCTGACactgatggtggtcggtgAGTCGGGATTGGGCAAATCAACGCTCATCAACTCGATGTTCCTGTCCGATATCTACCACACCGAGCAACACCCGGGCCCGTCGAAGCGTATCAAGAAGACGGTTGCCGTCGAGAGCACCAAGGTGCTGCTGAAGGAGAATGGTGTCAATCTGACGCTGACCGTCGTCGATACACCCGGGTTCGGGGATGCCGTTGACAACAGTAATTG CTGGTTACCGATCGTTGACTTTGTAGAATCGAAGTATGAAGAGTATTTGACGGCGGAATCGCGCGTGCACCGAATTGCGATTCCCGACACTCGTGTACACGTTTGTCTGTACTTTATTGCCCCATCCGGGCATGGTCTGAAACCACTTGATATCGAGTTTATGCAAAGACTGTGTGACAAAGTGAACATCATACCAGTCATTGCAAAGGCAGACACACTGACTCCAGAGGAGATCACGTTGTTCAAGAAACAG ATTTTGAATGaaatcgcacaaaacaaaatcaagatTTACGATTTTCCGGATCCActcgatgaggaggaagatgcTAAGGTTCTGCGTCAGCTGCGCAGTCGCGTACCTTTTGCCGTTGTCGGGGCCAATGCGATCATTGAGATCGACGGACGCAAAGTACGCGGTCGGCGCTATCCCTGGGGTGTGGCGGAAG TGGAAAATTTGGACCATTGCGATTTCATCGCTTTACGCAACATGGTTATCCGGACGAACTTACAGGACCTGAAGGATGTTACAAACAATGTTCACTACGAGAACTATCGCTGCCGAAAGCTGGCCGGGCTGGGTAGTGATGGCAAGGCCAAACTAAGCAATAA GAATCCACTGGCTCaaatggaagaggaaaagcgGGAGCACGAATCCaagatgaagaaaatggaGGCCGAAATGGAGCAAGTTTTCGAGATGAAggtaaaggaaaagaaacagaaactgAAGGATTCGGAAGCTGAACTTACCAGACGCCACGAAGAACGAAAGAAG GCCCTCGAGCTACAAATTCGCGAACTGGAAGATCGCCGGAAGGCATTCGAGGCGGAGAAAGCCGAATGGGAACAACAGAATGGCGTCACTCTTGATGAGCTGCGTCGCAAGAGTCTGGAGGCAAACAGCAAAGA AACTGTGGACGGCAAAGATAAaggtaagaaaaagaaaggccTTTTCTAG
- the LOC125956856 gene encoding septin-7 isoform X2 — MSASTPTQQSTAGGPPVPPVKPVLSSPGSYMANFQSSVGAGGGAVVGTTPPITAGIHGTNKTHEKPTIAARPIPPPKLPNYSSSFNKIDRDRNEFTKMDKAEREKLASKREMFFKSESNSPSGPPPNPPLNNNAASHLNSANAATTANEKHSGAGGVVVSGINNSAQPTTNTTSSSSSSSIGAIGSNHSTTNNNHSSLNGAGAATGPTGVANGNAIAGSGGVNGLATGMNSISLKEKRDALLNHHPESGGGTNGHHHHHSESSGKLANERHEREKSIVKSKPKELDGYVGFANLPNQVYRKAVKKGFELTLMVVGESGLGKSTLINSMFLSDIYHTEQHPGPSKRIKKTVAVESTKVLLKENGVNLTLTVVDTPGFGDAVDNSNCWLPIVDFVESKYEEYLTAESRVHRIAIPDTRVHVCLYFIAPSGHGLKPLDIEFMQRLCDKVNIIPVIAKADTLTPEEITLFKKQILNEIAQNKIKIYDFPDPLDEEEDAKVLRQLRSRVPFAVVGANAIIEIDGRKVRGRRYPWGVAEVENLDHCDFIALRNMVIRTNLQDLKDVTNNVHYENYRCRKLAGLGSDGKAKLSNKNPLAQMEEEKREHESKMKKMEAEMEQVFEMKVKEKKQKLKDSEAELTRRHEERKKALELQIRELEDRRKAFEAEKAEWEQQNGVTLDELRRKSLEANSKETVDGKDKGKKKKGLF; from the exons ATGAGTGCATCAACGCCAACGCAACAATCGACAGCTGGTGGACcgccggtaccaccggtgAAACCGGTCCTCTCGTCTCCCGGTTCGTACATGGCCAACTTTCAGTCTTCGGTGGGCGCTGGAGGAGGAGCGGTTGTTGGGACTACGCCACCGATTACGGCCGGCATTCATGGTACCAACAAGACACACGAAAAACCGACAATAGCCGCTCGTCCGATACCGCCTCCGAAGCTGCCAAACTATTCGTCATCTTTCAACAAgattgatcgcgatcgcaacgaGTTCACCAAGATGGACAAAGCCGAAAGGGAAAAG TTGGCGAGCAAGCGCGAAATGTTTTTCAAATCGGAAAGCAACAGCCCGTCAGGACCACCGCCGAATCCACCG CTTAACAACAATGCCGCATCGCATCTAAACAGCGCGAATGCTGCGACGACGGCCAACGAAAAGCATAGTGGCgccggtggcgtcgtcgtgaGTGGTATTAACAACAGCGCTCAGCCTACTACTAACACTaccagctcatcatcatcgtcgtcgattggCGCAATCGGTTCTAATCACAGCACAACTAACAACAATCACAGCAGCTTAAACGGTGCCGGAGCAGCGACCGGCCCAACCGGGGTCGCGAACGGAAACGCCATAGCCGGCAGTGGCGGTGTGAACGGATTGGCTACCGGGATGAACAGTATTTCGCTAAAGGAGAAGCGGGACGCGCTGTTGAACCACCATCCGGAGAGTGGTGGCGGTACCaatgggcatcatcatcatcactcggAGTCGAGTGGCAAGCTGGCCAACGAGCGGCACGAGCGAGAGAAATCGATCGTTAAGTCGAAACCGAAGGAACTGGATGGGTACGTTGGGTTTGCAAACCTACCGAACCAGGTCTACCGGAAGGCGGTGAAGAAGGGCTTCGAGCTGACactgatggtggtcggtgAGTCGGGATTGGGCAAATCAACGCTCATCAACTCGATGTTCCTGTCCGATATCTACCACACCGAGCAACACCCGGGCCCGTCGAAGCGTATCAAGAAGACGGTTGCCGTCGAGAGCACCAAGGTGCTGCTGAAGGAGAATGGTGTCAATCTGACGCTGACCGTCGTCGATACACCCGGGTTCGGGGATGCCGTTGACAACAGTAATTG CTGGTTACCGATCGTTGACTTTGTAGAATCGAAGTATGAAGAGTATTTGACGGCGGAATCGCGCGTGCACCGAATTGCGATTCCCGACACTCGTGTACACGTTTGTCTGTACTTTATTGCCCCATCCGGGCATGGTCTGAAACCACTTGATATCGAGTTTATGCAAAGACTGTGTGACAAAGTGAACATCATACCAGTCATTGCAAAGGCAGACACACTGACTCCAGAGGAGATCACGTTGTTCAAGAAACAG ATTTTGAATGaaatcgcacaaaacaaaatcaagatTTACGATTTTCCGGATCCActcgatgaggaggaagatgcTAAGGTTCTGCGTCAGCTGCGCAGTCGCGTACCTTTTGCCGTTGTCGGGGCCAATGCGATCATTGAGATCGACGGACGCAAAGTACGCGGTCGGCGCTATCCCTGGGGTGTGGCGGAAG TGGAAAATTTGGACCATTGCGATTTCATCGCTTTACGCAACATGGTTATCCGGACGAACTTACAGGACCTGAAGGATGTTACAAACAATGTTCACTACGAGAACTATCGCTGCCGAAAGCTGGCCGGGCTGGGTAGTGATGGCAAGGCCAAACTAAGCAATAA GAATCCACTGGCTCaaatggaagaggaaaagcgGGAGCACGAATCCaagatgaagaaaatggaGGCCGAAATGGAGCAAGTTTTCGAGATGAAggtaaaggaaaagaaacagaaactgAAGGATTCGGAAGCTGAACTTACCAGACGCCACGAAGAACGAAAGAAG GCCCTCGAGCTACAAATTCGCGAACTGGAAGATCGCCGGAAGGCATTCGAGGCGGAGAAAGCCGAATGGGAACAACAGAATGGCGTCACTCTTGATGAGCTGCGTCGCAAGAGTCTGGAGGCAAACAGCAAAGA AACTGTGGACGGCAAAGATAAaggtaagaaaaagaaaggccTTTTCTAG
- the LOC125956856 gene encoding septin-7 isoform X4, with translation MFFKSESNSPSGPPPNPPVGMNNLNLANNNVILNNNAASHLNSANAATTANEKHSGAGGVVVSGINNSAQPTTNTTSSSSSSSIGAIGSNHSTTNNNHSSLNGAGAATGPTGVANGNAIAGSGGVNGLATGMNSISLKEKRDALLNHHPESGGGTNGHHHHHSESSGKLANERHEREKSIVKSKPKELDGYVGFANLPNQVYRKAVKKGFELTLMVVGESGLGKSTLINSMFLSDIYHTEQHPGPSKRIKKTVAVESTKVLLKENGVNLTLTVVDTPGFGDAVDNSNCWLPIVDFVESKYEEYLTAESRVHRIAIPDTRVHVCLYFIAPSGHGLKPLDIEFMQRLCDKVNIIPVIAKADTLTPEEITLFKKQILNEIAQNKIKIYDFPDPLDEEEDAKVLRQLRSRVPFAVVGANAIIEIDGRKVRGRRYPWGVAEVENLDHCDFIALRNMVIRTNLQDLKDVTNNVHYENYRCRKLAGLGSDGKAKLSNKNPLAQMEEEKREHESKMKKMEAEMEQVFEMKVKEKKQKLKDSEAELTRRHEERKKALELQIRELEDRRKAFEAEKAEWEQQNGVTLDELRRKSLEANSKETVDGKDKGKKKKGLF, from the exons ATGTTTTTCAAATCGGAAAGCAACAGCCCGTCAGGACCACCGCCGAATCCACCGGTAGGAATGAACAATCTCAACCTGGCTAACAACAATGTGATC CTTAACAACAATGCCGCATCGCATCTAAACAGCGCGAATGCTGCGACGACGGCCAACGAAAAGCATAGTGGCgccggtggcgtcgtcgtgaGTGGTATTAACAACAGCGCTCAGCCTACTACTAACACTaccagctcatcatcatcgtcgtcgattggCGCAATCGGTTCTAATCACAGCACAACTAACAACAATCACAGCAGCTTAAACGGTGCCGGAGCAGCGACCGGCCCAACCGGGGTCGCGAACGGAAACGCCATAGCCGGCAGTGGCGGTGTGAACGGATTGGCTACCGGGATGAACAGTATTTCGCTAAAGGAGAAGCGGGACGCGCTGTTGAACCACCATCCGGAGAGTGGTGGCGGTACCaatgggcatcatcatcatcactcggAGTCGAGTGGCAAGCTGGCCAACGAGCGGCACGAGCGAGAGAAATCGATCGTTAAGTCGAAACCGAAGGAACTGGATGGGTACGTTGGGTTTGCAAACCTACCGAACCAGGTCTACCGGAAGGCGGTGAAGAAGGGCTTCGAGCTGACactgatggtggtcggtgAGTCGGGATTGGGCAAATCAACGCTCATCAACTCGATGTTCCTGTCCGATATCTACCACACCGAGCAACACCCGGGCCCGTCGAAGCGTATCAAGAAGACGGTTGCCGTCGAGAGCACCAAGGTGCTGCTGAAGGAGAATGGTGTCAATCTGACGCTGACCGTCGTCGATACACCCGGGTTCGGGGATGCCGTTGACAACAGTAATTG CTGGTTACCGATCGTTGACTTTGTAGAATCGAAGTATGAAGAGTATTTGACGGCGGAATCGCGCGTGCACCGAATTGCGATTCCCGACACTCGTGTACACGTTTGTCTGTACTTTATTGCCCCATCCGGGCATGGTCTGAAACCACTTGATATCGAGTTTATGCAAAGACTGTGTGACAAAGTGAACATCATACCAGTCATTGCAAAGGCAGACACACTGACTCCAGAGGAGATCACGTTGTTCAAGAAACAG ATTTTGAATGaaatcgcacaaaacaaaatcaagatTTACGATTTTCCGGATCCActcgatgaggaggaagatgcTAAGGTTCTGCGTCAGCTGCGCAGTCGCGTACCTTTTGCCGTTGTCGGGGCCAATGCGATCATTGAGATCGACGGACGCAAAGTACGCGGTCGGCGCTATCCCTGGGGTGTGGCGGAAG TGGAAAATTTGGACCATTGCGATTTCATCGCTTTACGCAACATGGTTATCCGGACGAACTTACAGGACCTGAAGGATGTTACAAACAATGTTCACTACGAGAACTATCGCTGCCGAAAGCTGGCCGGGCTGGGTAGTGATGGCAAGGCCAAACTAAGCAATAA GAATCCACTGGCTCaaatggaagaggaaaagcgGGAGCACGAATCCaagatgaagaaaatggaGGCCGAAATGGAGCAAGTTTTCGAGATGAAggtaaaggaaaagaaacagaaactgAAGGATTCGGAAGCTGAACTTACCAGACGCCACGAAGAACGAAAGAAG GCCCTCGAGCTACAAATTCGCGAACTGGAAGATCGCCGGAAGGCATTCGAGGCGGAGAAAGCCGAATGGGAACAACAGAATGGCGTCACTCTTGATGAGCTGCGTCGCAAGAGTCTGGAGGCAAACAGCAAAGA AACTGTGGACGGCAAAGATAAaggtaagaaaaagaaaggccTTTTCTAG
- the LOC125956867 gene encoding uncharacterized protein LOC125956867 isoform X1 has product MRSSHVFHRNIHTAFESKQRVFRMARKNTNKLLKRTSIDTRHKAAKRQPCPFKANIPNNKNLHRTKHKSLNNNSKLMNPASIQKHYESPRGAAASSCTDDSVVHPIVIDDSDEENVLNTSDQPLLFYEDRRPGAGDKIENGIPLYVIGSPRYRDLAEDEIIVLDSTLENTHIADTDGPKCSESGMVVSSSVELDVVSQKTVNTSVIDLDSTQIGDTDEPNGKELGTGAPMSAKQNVIPLDAVYTAVIDLSDDSAEESVVPEPAVNKIPLGYDIRKRNVTGQNNSKPKPAPATSWKSKAIKTSPPTTTPLIIEEKPVTPGKRMIIIDGCNVAYSHLNGKAFSVKGLQLCINYFKKLGHEVSAVVPQYKMKRFQSTDQDLLNKLCEQGLVVLAPSKTLPGQCSSSYDDRLILRIAEQFDAAIISNDNFRDLLHCSPEWRQIITTRVIGYTWVKDCFFLPDDPYGRQGPLLQEILNR; this is encoded by the exons ATGCGCAGTAGTCATGTATTTCATCGTAATATACACACAGCCTTCGAATCAAAACAACGTGTTTTCCG AATGGCACGCAAGAACACGAATAAACTTCTGAAAAGGACTAGCATCGATACTAGGCATAAAGCTGCAAAGCGTCAGCCTTGTCCATTCAAGGCGAATATTCCTAATAACAAAAAT CTAcatcgcacaaaacacaaatcgtTGAACAATAACTCAAAGCTTATGAATCCGGCCAGCATTCAAAAACATTATGAATCGCCACGAGGGGCAGCAG CCAGTAGCTGCACAGACGACTCAGTTGTTCATCCTATTGTAATAGATGATTCAGATGAAGAGAACGTGTTAAACACCAGTGATCAGCCACTACTCTTTTACGAGGATCGTCGTCCTGGAGCAGGAgataaaatcgaaaatggtATACCGTTGTATGTCATTGGTTCACCGAGGTATCGGGATTTAGCTGAAGATGAGATCATTGTACTTGATAGTACGTtagagaacacacacatagctgATACAGACGGGCCGAAGTGCAGTGAATCCGGGATGGTAGTGTCAAGCAGTGTGGAGTTGGATGTGGTATCTCAAAAAACAGTTAATACTAGCGTGATCGACCTAGATAGCACGCAAATAGGTGATACGGATGAGCCGAATGGCAAAGAGCTTGGGACCGGTGCGCCCATGAGCGCAAAGCAGAACGTAATACCTCTAGATGCAGTTTATACTGCCGTGATCGATCTAAGTGACGATTCTGCAGAGGAATCAGTGGTGCCAGAGCCAGCCGTAAATAAAATACCTTTGGGGTATGATATTCGAAAAAGAAACGTTACAGgccaaaacaattccaaaccGAAGCCCGCCCCAGCTACATCCTGGAAATCGAAAGCTATTAAAACTagtccaccaacaacaacacctttAATTATAGAAGAAAAGCCGGTGACCCCTGGCAAAAGGATGATTATTATCGATGGATGCAATGTTGCCTATAG CCATTTAAACGGAAAAGCATTTTCGGTAAAAGGACTGCAGTTGTgtataaattatttcaaaaagTTGGGCCATGAAGTATCTGCAGTCGTACCACAGTACAA AATGAAAAGATTCCAAAGCACCGACCAAGATTTACTAAATAAGCTTTGCGAGCAAGGGTTAGTTGTATTGGCGCCGAGTAAGACCCTTCCAGGACAATGTTCATCATCCTATGATGATCG ATTGATCCTTCGGATAGCTGAGCAGTTCGATGCAGCTATTATATCAAACGACAATTTTCGTGATCTACTCCACTGTAGTCCAG AATGGCGCCAAATCATTACAACCCGCGTAATCGGTTACACCTGGGTGAAAGACTGCTTCTTCCTACCGGATGACCCTTATGGACGTCAGGGTCCTTTGCTGCAAGAGATCCTTAACCGATGA
- the LOC125956867 gene encoding uncharacterized protein LOC125956867 isoform X2, which yields MARKNTNKLLKRTSIDTRHKAAKRQPCPFKANIPNNKNLHRTKHKSLNNNSKLMNPASIQKHYESPRGAAASSCTDDSVVHPIVIDDSDEENVLNTSDQPLLFYEDRRPGAGDKIENGIPLYVIGSPRYRDLAEDEIIVLDSTLENTHIADTDGPKCSESGMVVSSSVELDVVSQKTVNTSVIDLDSTQIGDTDEPNGKELGTGAPMSAKQNVIPLDAVYTAVIDLSDDSAEESVVPEPAVNKIPLGYDIRKRNVTGQNNSKPKPAPATSWKSKAIKTSPPTTTPLIIEEKPVTPGKRMIIIDGCNVAYSHLNGKAFSVKGLQLCINYFKKLGHEVSAVVPQYKMKRFQSTDQDLLNKLCEQGLVVLAPSKTLPGQCSSSYDDRLILRIAEQFDAAIISNDNFRDLLHCSPEWRQIITTRVIGYTWVKDCFFLPDDPYGRQGPLLQEILNR from the exons ATGGCACGCAAGAACACGAATAAACTTCTGAAAAGGACTAGCATCGATACTAGGCATAAAGCTGCAAAGCGTCAGCCTTGTCCATTCAAGGCGAATATTCCTAATAACAAAAAT CTAcatcgcacaaaacacaaatcgtTGAACAATAACTCAAAGCTTATGAATCCGGCCAGCATTCAAAAACATTATGAATCGCCACGAGGGGCAGCAG CCAGTAGCTGCACAGACGACTCAGTTGTTCATCCTATTGTAATAGATGATTCAGATGAAGAGAACGTGTTAAACACCAGTGATCAGCCACTACTCTTTTACGAGGATCGTCGTCCTGGAGCAGGAgataaaatcgaaaatggtATACCGTTGTATGTCATTGGTTCACCGAGGTATCGGGATTTAGCTGAAGATGAGATCATTGTACTTGATAGTACGTtagagaacacacacatagctgATACAGACGGGCCGAAGTGCAGTGAATCCGGGATGGTAGTGTCAAGCAGTGTGGAGTTGGATGTGGTATCTCAAAAAACAGTTAATACTAGCGTGATCGACCTAGATAGCACGCAAATAGGTGATACGGATGAGCCGAATGGCAAAGAGCTTGGGACCGGTGCGCCCATGAGCGCAAAGCAGAACGTAATACCTCTAGATGCAGTTTATACTGCCGTGATCGATCTAAGTGACGATTCTGCAGAGGAATCAGTGGTGCCAGAGCCAGCCGTAAATAAAATACCTTTGGGGTATGATATTCGAAAAAGAAACGTTACAGgccaaaacaattccaaaccGAAGCCCGCCCCAGCTACATCCTGGAAATCGAAAGCTATTAAAACTagtccaccaacaacaacacctttAATTATAGAAGAAAAGCCGGTGACCCCTGGCAAAAGGATGATTATTATCGATGGATGCAATGTTGCCTATAG CCATTTAAACGGAAAAGCATTTTCGGTAAAAGGACTGCAGTTGTgtataaattatttcaaaaagTTGGGCCATGAAGTATCTGCAGTCGTACCACAGTACAA AATGAAAAGATTCCAAAGCACCGACCAAGATTTACTAAATAAGCTTTGCGAGCAAGGGTTAGTTGTATTGGCGCCGAGTAAGACCCTTCCAGGACAATGTTCATCATCCTATGATGATCG ATTGATCCTTCGGATAGCTGAGCAGTTCGATGCAGCTATTATATCAAACGACAATTTTCGTGATCTACTCCACTGTAGTCCAG AATGGCGCCAAATCATTACAACCCGCGTAATCGGTTACACCTGGGTGAAAGACTGCTTCTTCCTACCGGATGACCCTTATGGACGTCAGGGTCCTTTGCTGCAAGAGATCCTTAACCGATGA